The DNA region TTCCTCCCTTTAGGGACGGGGTAAAGAAAATTTCCTGATTAAGAAAAACTTATCTCTAAAAATTGGGAAACCAAAAAGAAAAATGAACAACATTTTTCACATTTCGTTTTAGAGTTTTAAATTAGCTGTTTTGTAATCCAATCTTGAAAAAAATCACCACCATACCGTTCACCGAAATTGAAAGTATTCCTGTACTGATCAAGGATTTTCTGCAGTCAAAGATCTCTGGTTTTGAAGAGCAGCTTTTTAATGATGACAATTTAAAGAGACAGATTTCGTTAAAAGCACAGTCGTATTCAGCGGAAAAGAGAAAGATTCTTGTTTCGGTCTTAAAGAATCAGTACAGCGGTTTCTCTTTAAGTGAAAAACAAAGGCAGAATCTCGACGATTTGCAGGATTCAGGCACTTTTACCCTTACGACAGGTCATCAACTGAACCTTTTTTCAGGGCCTGTTTTCTTTGTTTATAAAATTTTGCAAACCATAAAAACTGCGGAGCTTTTAAGTAAAAAATTCCCAGATAATAAGTTTGTTCCCATTTTTTGGATGGCGTCCGAAGATCACGATTTTGAAGAAATCAACCATTTTAAAACACGGAATTCCTATTACGAAACTAAAGCAAAATCGGGTGGAGTCGTTGGCAGAATTCTGCTCGAGGATGATTTCTTTATCTCTGAATTTGAGAAGGAATTTAAGGATTCAGTGTTTGGAACGGAGTTGATTCTGATGATGAGGCGCGCTTACTCGAAAGGGAAATCGTTAGCTGCTTCAACTAAAAATTTAGTTCAGGAACTTTTTGCTGAATACGGATTGATGGTCATCGATGGTAATGAACGCGATCTAAAAAGTGAAATGAAGCAGGTTTTTCGGAACGAACTTCTTCATCAGGAATTACTTGAAACCACGAAGAACACCGTGGATTTTCTTGAAAACAGATACGGAAAAGTACAAGTAAATCCGCGTGAAATCAATCTTTTCTATTTGACCGAAACCAGAAACCGCATCGAGTTTTCCAAAGGGAAATATCAGATCGTGGATACCGAAATTTCTTTTTCAGAAAATGAAATCCTTTCCGAACTCGAAAACCATCCTGAAAGATTCAGTCCCAATGCATTGATGCGGCCGGTTTTTCAGGAAACGGTTTTGCCAAATCTCGGCTACATCGGCGGAAATGCCGAAATCATGTATTGGCTTGAACTGAAAAACTATTTTAATAAGCTGAATCTCCCGTTTCCAGTTTTGATTCCGAGGAACTCCCTGCTTTTTGTTGAAGAAAAGACTTTAACCAAAACTAAAAATTTAGGTTTGGAAATCAAAGACTACTTCAGGAATTTCGCATCGGTAACGAACGGAATTTTGTTGGAAAATAATGAGATCCAATCACTTCTGGAGCGACAGGAAACTTCTTTAGCCAGCCAGTTCGACGAACTTTCGGGGAAAGCGGAACTCACCGACAGAACATTCGGGAATTTAGTGAACGCTGAAAAAGCAAGGCAGCTGAAATCCTTTGAAAGAATGAAGAAACGCCTCCTCCGAGCAGAAAAAATCAAACAGCAGGAAAAACTCGAGCGTATTGAAAACCTCTTCCTGAAGATTCATCCAGGGAAATCCTGGCAAGAAAGAGTCTATAATTTTTCGGTGTTTTATGCAGATTTCGGAAGGGAATGGCTTCAAAATTGTTACTCGGAAATGGATGTTGAAAAGTTGGAATTAATAATTCTTTCGATTTAATTTTAAAGCATTATTTTTGTAAATTATTATGCAAAAGATGATCAGAAAAATCTTTGTTTTATCGGGTTTAATCGTATTCTCGGCAGTCTTTGCCCAGAAAACCCATACGGTTGCAAAAGGAGACAATCCTTATAATATTTCGAAAAAATACGGGATGAGTTTGGACGAACTCCTCAAGCTGAACCCAAAAGTAAAGGACGGAAAAATTGCAATCGGCGATGTATTGGTAGTGAACAAAACTTCGCAGCCAACAAAACCTGCAGTTGCAGAAACTCCCAAATCTACTCCCGCGAAAACTGTTTCCCAACAGTTGGGCAAAATCGTTTTGCAGCCGAAACAAACCATCTACGGAATTACCAAACAATACCAAATTTCTGAAGCCGAACTTCGAAAGCTGAATCCCGAATTGGATTCGCACATGAAAATCGGCGACGAAGTTACTTTGCCATTAGAAAATATCAAGAAATTTGGCGGAAATCAAGCGGTAGTAGCAACGGTTTCCGAACCTGTCAAAGAGACAAAAACCGTAGTAACCAAAACCGAAACGGTGACCGAAACTGTAAAATCGGTTGACGAAAACTCTTATGTTGTAGAGCCGAAAGATAACTATTACAAACTCAGCCGTAAGTTCAATATCACTCAGAAAGAACTATTCGCAATGAATCCGGGACTCGAAGCAAAAGGTTTGCAACCGGGAGATGTGATCAAAATCAAAGGTGGGAATACCACTACTCAAACTACAACAACCACAACTACGACTGCTTCACAGCCGGTTTCAACCAACACTTACACATCAACTTCCACGTCGGATGAATATGTGACTTATACTGTGCAGGATGGTGATACTGTTTTTGGCATTATCAATAAGTTCGGTGTCTCCCTTGATGAGTTGCTTGCGCTTAACCCAAATCTTTCACAAGGTTTAAAATCGGGAATGGTGCTCAAAATCAAAAAACTCGACGCTGCCTATGTGAAAAAATCCGGTGATGCGCTGAATGTTGTTCTGATGCTTCCGTTTGGTTTCGACAGCAACGATTCGCGTTACAGAAACCTTTCTCTTGATTTTCTTTCGGGAGCAAAGCTTGCGATTGAGCGAAATGTGAAGAATGGGATGAAGCTCGATGTAAAAGTGATCGATGCCGGAAACGAAAGCAGTTTCAAAAACTCATTAACACAAATCAATCAGAACAATACCGATTTGATTATCGGGCCATTCTTCAAATCTAATGTTTTGGAGGTTCTGAGCTACGTTAAAGAGAAAAAAATTCCCGTTGTAGCGCCATTTGCTAACTCCGAAGATTTGCTGCCGTATTCCAATCTTGTGATTATCGAAACCAACGAGCAGGTTTATGCAGACCGAATTGTGAAGGAGGTAAAAGACGTTTTCTCTGATCAGAAAATCTATATCGTTGCAGATGCCGACAAATCAAAAGCGAATTATTTACAGGCGGCACTGGAAAAAACTTTGAAGAATCCACAGATCTTAGTGGTAAATTCAGCGTTAGACATTCAGCCGGACAAGAATATGATGACTGGTCAGTCTGCTCCGGTTATTGCAATTTTAGCCAACAATTCTGATGCAGCGGGTGAAGCTTTTGCTTCGAGAATGATCGCGGTTTCGAAAGAAGTAGAGGGAATTAAGGCATTCAGTATGTATTATTCACCGGCGTTTGAGAAGAAAGTAGATGATTTAAGCCAAGCGAATCTGGTGTATATCATGGACCGAAAAATCAATACCGACGGGGATTTTGAGAAGGAGATTCTTGAAGCGTTCAAAACTAAATATTGTAAAACTCCATCAAAATATTCCGTGATTGGATTTGATGTGGTGAACGATATGTTGAGCCGCGAAAACAAGAAAGGTGAAATCTTCAAACAAATGAACAAAGTTCAGACGCAGTTGGCAACCAAATTCGAGTTTGAAAAAACCAAAAACGGAGCATACGTAAACAAAGGATACCGAGTGGTTCGGCTTGTTCCGTAAGGATTAGTAGAAAAAAACCTGGTTTTGCTCCCTTTAGGAACGGGGTAATCAAATTCAGTTTATTTTTTTAAAGTTTAAGAGACTGACTTAGATCTTGATAAAAAACACAATTGATAAAATTAAATTTAAAGTTTAATATTTATCTGAAAAATATATGAAAGCACTTGTATTTCCTGGGCAGGGTTCACAGTTTGTCGGGATGGGAAAGGAATTGTTCGATTCCCGCAAAGACATTAAGGATCTGATGGAATCTGCCAATGAAATCTTAGGTTTCGACATCCTTTCCGTCATGTTTAACGGAACTGATGAAGACCTGAAAAAAACCGAGGTTACACAACCTTCCATCTTTATTCATTCGGTTGCCGCATTGAAAGCGGTGAACGGATTTGGAGCGGGAATGGTTGCGGGACATTCCTTAGGAGAATTTTCTGCGTTGGTTGCCAATGGCGTTCTCACTTTTGAGGATGGGTTAAAGCTTGTTTCCGCACGTGCAAAAGCGATGCAGGAAGCTTGTGACGCGCATCCGAGTTCGATGGCGGCAATTCTCGGACTTCCCGATGAAACCGTTGAAAAAATCTGTGAAGAAACTCCGGGAATCGTAGTTCCTGCAAATTATAACTGTCCCGGTCAACTTGTGATTTCGGGAGATACCGAAGCGGTTCAGCTTGCGTGTGAAAAGATGAAGGAAGCAGGAGCGAAACGTGCATTTCTTCTACCAGTGAACGGCGCCTTCCATTCGCCGTTGATGATGCCCGCTCAGGAAAAATTAGCGGAAGCCATCAACAAAACGAAATTCTACAAACCAACGATGGATGTTTACCAAAACATCACAACCACCGCGGTTTTCGATCCGGAGGAAATCAAGAAAAATTTGATCGCACAATTGACAGGTCCCGTAAAATGGACGCAGTCTGTACAGAATATGATCAAGAAAGGAGCAACTTCCTTTATCGAGGTTGGTCCCGGAAAAACGCTTCAGGGATTGATCAAGAAAATCGATGGTGAAGTTCTGGTTTCATCAGCAATTTAAAGAAAAATGGGTAAGATTTTTTCACCCGGAAAATTATTGCTCACTTCAGAATATGCCGTTCTCGACGGTGCTTTAGCTCTTGCTCTTCCCACAAAACTGGGGCAGGAGTTTTTTTTTGAGGAAATTGAAGACGGGAATTCTCACATCTCCTGGATCGCTCTCCATCAGGAAAGTCTTTGGCTGAACGTACAGATCGAATACAGAAACTGGGAAATCATCAATGCCAATATTCCCGAAGCAGCATTTATCCTGAAGGTTTTGAAGAATGTTCAGCAGCTTTCATCGATCAGATTTAAAGGAAACAATTCCTATCTGCTCCGAACCAACTTGCAGTTTCCCGCCAACTTTGGTTTGGGAAGCAGTTCGACTTTAATGAATAATCTTGCAGAGTGGGCGCAAGTTGATCCATTTCGGCTCAATGAAATTAGTCTTGGCGGAAGTGGTTACGATATCGCAGTTGCCAAAGAAAAATCCGCAATCCTTTACCAAAATTCGGGAAACGAAAGATTTATAGAGAAAGTCGTGTTCAATCCTGATTTTCGAAACGACTTGATTTTCATTCATTTAAATCAAAAACAAGATAGCCGCGAAGGAATTAATCTGTACCGCTCGAAAGAAAAATCTGCAACGTTGATCGAAGAATTTTCAAACATTACAAAAGAGCTACTTAACTGCAAAGATTTAGAAAAATTTTCTGAATTAATGGGAATTCACGAGCGTAAACTTTCTGCTTTTCTAGGAATCACTGCAGTCAAAGAAAAATATTTCGAAAACTGTCCTGTTTTTGTCAAATCACTCGGAGCGTGGGGCGGAGATTTTGTGCTGAGTAGAAAATTTTCCGGCTTTCAGGACTATTTTTCGGGGAAAGGATTTTCTGCCATTTTTGAATGGGATGATTTAATTGGTTGACAGACAGTTCGGTACAGCCATTTCTTTTTCTTGCAAAATCTGATGAATATCAGTAATTTTAAGTCGTCATTAAACTTCATTAATGACTAAATTTGTTTTTTTATTAAATCCTACATTAAAAAGTCGCTATGAAAAACATCAAAATCATTCAGCAGTTACACGATTTGGGAATCACCGGTTACCAGGAAGTGGTATATAACCCGTCTTACGAGGAGCTGTACAATGCAGAAATGTCCATCAAAAACAAAGGTTTTGAAAAAGGAGCAGTAACCGAATCCGGTGCTGTTGCCGTGAAAACCGGGATTTTTACGGGACGTTCGCCAAAAGACAGGTACATTGTAAAGGATGACATAACCAAAGATACCATCGATTGGGGTAGTGTGAACTTGCCGACAACACCTGAAATTTTCGACAGCTGCAAGAAATTGGTTTTGAAACAGTTATCGACTTCAAAGAAGATTTATGTGGTTGATGCTTTCTGCGGAACCAATCCGGATACCCGACTGAAAGTGAGATTCATTATGGAAGTTGCGTGGCAAGCGCATTTCGTGACCAATATGTTTATCCGCCCATCAATCTACGAACTGGAACATTTTGGTGAGCCGGACTTTATTGTGATGAACGGTTCCAAAACAACCAACCCTAACTGGAAAGAGCAGGGACTAAATTCCGAAAACTTCGTGATGTTCAGCTTGACAGAGAAAATGCAGATCATCGGTGGAACTTGGTACGGCGGCGAAATGAAGAAGGGAATGTTTGCGATGATGAACTATTATCTCCCACTAAAAGGAATGGCATCAATGCACTGTTCTGCAAACGTGGGTGAAGATGGCGATGTTGCCCTTTTCTTTGGACTTTCCGGAACGGGTAAAACGACACTTTCAGCTGACCCTAAAAGATATTTGATCGGTGACGACGAACACGGATGGGATGATCACGGTGTTTTCAATTACGAAGGCGGTTGCTACGCAAAAGTAATCGACCTTACCGAGGAAAAAGAACCGGATATTTTCCGTGCGATCAGAAGAGATTCACTCCTGGAAAACGTGGTGGTCAACGAATACGGCGAAGCAGATTACAAAGACAATTCGATTACCGAAAACACCAGAGTTTCTTACCCGATTTACCATATCAACAAAATTGTGCTTCCTTCGAAAGCAGGACACGCCAAGAAAATCGTTTACCTTTCAGCAGATGCGTTCGGGGTATTGCCTCCGGTTTCAATCTTGAATGACGATCAGGCGCAGTACCACTTCCTTTGCGGATACACCTCCAAACTGGCGGGAACAGAGAGAGGAATCACCGAACCGCAACCTTCGTTTTCACCGGCATTTGGTGAGGCGTTCCTTACGCTGCACCCAACAATGTATTCCAAAACATTGATCGGTAAAATGAAAGAGCACGGAGCAAGAGCATACTTGGTAAATACTGGCTGGAACGGAACGGGCAAAAGAATTTCACTGAAAGATACGCGTGCAATCATCGACGCAATCATCGACGGCTCAATCGACGGTGCAGAAAAAGCAGTCGTGCCAATTCTAAATCTCGAGATTCCGACCAAACTTCCGAACGTTTCCGAAGGAATCCTGGATCCGAGACACACTTACGCCGACGCTTCCGAATGGGAGAAAAAAGCGAGAGATCTCGGCGCGAAATATGTTGCTAACTTCGAGCAGTACTGCGACACCGAAGAAGGAAAACGATTGGTTGCAGCGGGACCGCAGTTGTAAAACAAATTTTTAATACAAAAAAAACCACCCTGGCAAAAGGTGGTTTTTTTATTGGGTTGTGGAGCAGGAGGGATTCGAACCCTCGTCCAAACAAGCAACACATAAGATTTCTACATGCTTATTTCGCTATTGCTTTTCGACCGTGGGCAGAGAGCGAACACCCAACACACGGCTTATCTCCTAAAATTTTCGTTCCTGAATCGGAGTCCTTCAGAACTTATTTCCGCATTGCTATGCCCCAGAATCCAACGTCGCGAAACAGAACTTTGGTGAGACATCTTGTTTCCTTACTATACTTCGGGAAAACGCTTATCCTACTATACTTCGGATTAAGCAGCAAGAGCAAACTCTTGGTTGCCAGTTAAATTTTGTGACAAGGGATTTAAGAGATCGCGCCACGGTTCTCTGCATGCTTACTTACCCGCTGATCTTGCTGTCGAAACCAGTCTGCCCCGGATTTTTGTAAGAGTGCAAAGATAAAGAAAAAATATTTCGAATTCGCATACACACCAACTCATCCACTCGCCGACACTCCAAAACTCCAACACATACACACAATCTGGGCGTGTCCCTCACTCGGTCATTCCTCCCGATTTCATCGGCATCCATTTACTCGTTCGGGTCGGGCTATTCGCTGCAATCTTTTTTTTGGTGATCGAATGTCATTTCAAAGGTCCAATTTCGGCAACCAAAAAAAGGATTTCCGCTGCTATCCCTCACGCGGAATTTCCGTTTCTAATCACATTTTTGTCAAAGAAACCAGGAATGTTATTAACTAAGCAATTTCTAAAATTCTCTTAAAACCCGTTAACAGCGGTTAAACTTTGAAAACCAAACGAAAAGAATTTTACCTTTAACCAAAATTATGCGCATGAAAACAAGATTACTGTCTGTTTTTTTTATCCTAATTTCAGTTACGGCATTTTCGCAGGAATACATTTTCGGTAAAGTCAAATCTGAGTTCGGAAATGAGATTGTAGAGACTGTGGTCATCAATATACGTTCGGGTGAAAAAGTGCTGACCGACAAAGACGGCAACTTTATGATCAGCGCTAAACCCTATGACGAACTTCGTTTTGTGAAAAGTGGCTTCGAAAGATTCGATAAAAAGATTTCCGCCGATGACTATTCTCATCCATTGAATATTTCCTTGAACAAAGTTCCTTATCTGATTACCGAAGTGGAAATCGCGTTTCAGCCGACAGGAAATCTGAAGAAAGATTCCAAAACACTTGATCCGCCGAAGAAGGTGGTCGCGCTCAACTCCTCGATGGATTCCTATATGAGGACGCCATTGTCGGAAGTTCCACCAAAACTTACAACACCTTCTGCTTTTGACACTCAGAAAATGAATGGCGGAATAGATTTTATCGGGTTAGCTTTTGCCGCAATAAAATTAGTGGGGAAAGCAACCAAAAATCCTTTAACGACCGCCAACTACGCCGAAACCCAGGAATTCTACCGTCGCGTGAAAAACGAAATCGACCTTAGCTTCTATACTTCGCAAGGTTGGGACGAAGAGGAGATAGACCGTTTCCTGATTTATGCGGACAATAATTTTTCCCTCGTCAAGAAATACAGAAACAACTTTAACAGCAGTGCAATTTCCAATGATATGCGGTTGGCTTACCAAGAATATGTCAAAACCCGGAAAGTCAAAACGTAGTAAATTTACAGGTGTTTTTACTTTCTTAACAAAAGTTAAACAAACCTTAACAAAAAGTTAATGAAATCTTAAAATTTGGAATAAGATTTGGTGCAATAATTTCATCTTCAAAAAGTTATTAATGAAAACCCTCCATCTTTTATGAACAGAAACATCATCGCAATTTCGATTGCCGCGCTTGGTTTCATCATTGGTGTCGCTCTTTTGGGAAGTGCCATCAAGAACAGGAACCAGTCCCAAAATACGATTTCGGTTACCGGTTTGGGTACTAAGAAATTCACTTCCGACCTCATTACCTGGAGCGGAAATTTTTCACGCACCAGTTTCGAACTGAAATCCGCATACGACGAACTTTCCAATGACAAAAGGGTGATCGAAAATTACCTGACTTCGAAAGGAATTCCGAAGGACCAGATTGTTTTTTCCGCCGTGGATACCCAAAAGCAATTTAATTATGGTTCCGACGCCAATGGAAGAAGCATCCAGACATTCGCTGGTTACCAGCTTTCGCAGACCGTTTCTATCGACAGCAAGGACGTTGCAAAAATTGAAAACCTTTCCCGAAACATCACCGAGATTATCAATCTGGGAATTGAATTCACCTCTTCGCCGCCGAATTATTTCTACTCCAAATTGGCAGATGTGAAGCACCAGATGATCGCCGATGCAACCAAAGACGCCAAACAGCGCGCCGAGAAAATTGCTGAAAATGCAGGAAGTAAACTTGGCAAGCTGAAAAAGGCAACCATGGGAATCACGCAGATCACGGCTCCAAACTCCACCGAAGAATATTCCTATGGCGGAACCTTCAACACCTCGTCGAAAGACAAGGAAGCGAGCATCACCATCAAACTCGAATACGGAGTGGACTAATAACTGTAACAAAGAAAAATATTTCCCCGGATTTTCTTTCGGGGATTTTTTGTGTCAAGGGATTGTGTATATTTGGGAGATAAAGCATTTCAAGTTTTCATAAAGAAAATATGATTCAGTCAAGCAACATTATTTTACGAAAAGAAGATAAGGTCGTGTTATCGATTCTATTGTTTTTCATTTTCGGATTAATAAGTGTGCTCGGCTTTTTCGGCTTTTTTCGTGATGCTCATCGGAGTCAAATATTAAATGAAGAGTAAGTGATAAAGCTGACCACGGCAAGTATAAAGCTGAACTTTCAACAGGAAAAATAATAGAAATTTATTTTCCAATGGAAAAAAAGTCGCAACCTTACACTTAAATGATAGTATCTTAAAAAAAAATTCAGTGTACATTTTGGTTTTTAGCAACAAAGAGTTCCAAAGAACTCTAGACACCTTAACTTCGGAAACGTAAGAGAAGTCGGAAATCTAATTCAAGATATTTCTTTGTTAATATTTGTCCCAGTTTTTTAATGAAACAAAATTCTGTTTATTTTGCTACTCAAGAAAATGAGCATCAATTGGTGAATACGTTTTCTACTTCCCAGAATTTTCGTTCGAGGACTTTTTGTGTTAAGGGATTGCGTATATTTGGGAGTTAGGCGTCATTTTATAAATAAAGTGTTTAAATAAATCTATTTCGGAATAAAGTTTTAATTATTAACAGAATATAACTAACCATCTATTTATTATTAGTTAACCCTGTAAATAATTGCTTTTTTTTAATTGTATGAAAATTAATTATATTTGTTTAACACACCTAATAAAACTTTCAACTTATGAGAAAAAGAATTTACCTTCTAACTTTTCTGTTTGTAGTGTTTGGCTTTTTAAATGCTCAAACTGATTTTTATTACTATTACAAGGGACAAAAGAAATATCTTACCGTCAATAAAAAATCTTTTTATTTGTTTACAAATAATAACTTTGATACATCTTCTACAGCCAATTTAGGAGTTGAAGATTATATATTGATAGATGATATTAATTCGGTAAACACAAAGTTTACGCACCTCAAATTAAGTAATGAGCCGACTGACAATCAAACATATTTCCAAAAACTGAATGAATTAAAACAATTGCCAAATGTAGAACATGTGGGATTATTTTTTGAAAATGAGAACGGTGAGCTATCAGTTGGTATTTCAAAATATTTTTATGTTAAACTAAAGGATATTAGTGATTTTAGTATTCTCAACCAAACAGCATTAGTAAAAGGTGCAGATATTGTAAAGCAGGTACCAAACATGCCCAAATGGTATATCGTCGCAGTGTCAAATGGAAACAGTATTTCTTCGCTTGAATTGGGAAACCAATTTTATGAAACAGGTTTATTTGATACTGTTGATCCTGCCTTTATGTTCAATTTTACTTTTGACATGAATAGTGATGGTGAAATGGAAACCACTATTAACAAAGCAATTCCTGGCGGTGGTGCCAATAATGATGCAACATGCTCCTATGACCCAGATTTTTACAGGTTATGGGGATTAAAAAATAATACAAATTCTTCTATTGATATTAATGCTTGTCAAGCTTGGCTGATTAGCAAAGGTGCAAATATTAATGTTGCTGTTGTGGATCAAGGCATTTATTTTCCTCACCTTGATTTAACTGCAAATATTGGTAGTGCTGGATATGATGCTCAATCTGGTAATAGTGGTAGTGTTTATATAACTGGAAATACGCACGGAACAAAAGTAGCTGGAATAATCGCCGCAGAACGGAATAATCTACAAGTAGCAGGTGTAGCACCAAAATCCAAAATAATCCCAATAAGTCATGATTTAAAAAAAGATACTCATGAAGCACTTCTTTATACAACAATTTCTGCTCAACTTGCGTCTGGAATAACTTGGGCGTGGGAAATGGAAAATGCAGATGTTATTAATAATTCTTGGTATTCTGCAGCAAGTTGGTTGGATAGTCAGTTATTAGAAGAAGCTATTATCAACGCGATTGAATATGGTCGTGATGGAAAAGGTTGCGTGGTTGTTTTTTCAGCAGGTAATAATGGTTCAAATGTACTTTATCCGGGTAGTTTTGATGAGCGAATTGTAACAGTTGGTGCAATTGCAAGTAATGGTAGTAAAGCTACTTTTTCAGCATATGGTAATAAATTAGATGTAGTTGCGCCGGGTGTCGGTATTTGGACAACTGCTCCTACTCAAAGTATTACGTCAGATGACGGAACATCATTTGCGGCACCTCATGTTTCTGGAATAGCGGCTTTGATATTATCTGTTAACCCCTGTTTATCAGGTCAACAAGTAAGAGATATTATAGATCAAACCTCACAAAAAATCAGAACAGATTTATATTATTATACAACTTATCCAAGTAAGCCTAATGGAATTTGGAATGAGCAAATAGGTTATGGTTTGGTTGATGCACACGCAGCAGTTTTGATGGCAAGAAGTTTACTTTCCACAAATCCTTGTGAGCAGGGCATACAAGAAACTCCACAACAAAGTACATTAGAAATCATTGCCCCAAACCCGTCAAGTAATGTTATA from Chryseobacterium suipulveris includes:
- a CDS encoding S8 family peptidase — protein: MRKRIYLLTFLFVVFGFLNAQTDFYYYYKGQKKYLTVNKKSFYLFTNNNFDTSSTANLGVEDYILIDDINSVNTKFTHLKLSNEPTDNQTYFQKLNELKQLPNVEHVGLFFENENGELSVGISKYFYVKLKDISDFSILNQTALVKGADIVKQVPNMPKWYIVAVSNGNSISSLELGNQFYETGLFDTVDPAFMFNFTFDMNSDGEMETTINKAIPGGGANNDATCSYDPDFYRLWGLKNNTNSSIDINACQAWLISKGANINVAVVDQGIYFPHLDLTANIGSAGYDAQSGNSGSVYITGNTHGTKVAGIIAAERNNLQVAGVAPKSKIIPISHDLKKDTHEALLYTTISAQLASGITWAWEMENADVINNSWYSAASWLDSQLLEEAIINAIEYGRDGKGCVVVFSAGNNGSNVLYPGSFDERIVTVGAIASNGSKATFSAYGNKLDVVAPGVGIWTTAPTQSITSDDGTSFAAPHVSGIAALILSVNPCLSGQQVRDIIDQTSQKIRTDLYYYTTYPSKPNGIWNEQIGYGLVDAHAAVLMARSLLSTNPCEQGIQETPQQSTLEIIAPNPSSNVINVKYKLDGANSASVVIIKQTGNTSVNNYSLDIFGTETNINVSNYVSGFYTVALIVNGKIVDSKTLIKQ